A genomic segment from Peribacillus sp. ACCC06369 encodes:
- a CDS encoding YhgE/Pip domain-containing protein: MKGLQLVLHDITAMWKHKHGRIALIFLLVVPLIYSGFFLAGYWNPYGKLDQLPVAVVNLDNGSEMDDKPIEAGDDFVKQLKKQKELDFHFVSAEEANTGLEEGTYYMVVTIPDDFSKNVTTLMDEKPETAKLLYTVNPGKNFVASQISTTAVEKMTAKINASITKVYSEGILSKFQDVSKGLADAGDGAEELHLGTADAKSGSEKLTDGIQDLNDGAQKLQSGSTKLLNGQEALADGAEGLTSGSQNLYSGMKQLTDGHHSLENGMNEVSQGVENWSAGNAKLMQGQEQAADTANTLKKQLDAYIKSHPDAMKDQDFKQILALSEGLSKAAITLNAGQKQLGEGAAKVADGQGTIQSGMKTFGDKMAQATSGAKQLNEGSEEFANGFSKWTNGFSTLNTGIDSLADGSSRLASGSTELQDGLASLETGSNKLSFKLNEAADKTASLQYDDSTTSMFSEPVQLVQSNLSEVPNYGTGIAPYFLSLAFYVGGIMASNILPLGRRQNLKVTGTVHFTNKLGLVYVIGLIQALLVDAVVLLGFHLHVASIPVFILSSIIVSFTFMTFILMLVTVFGVIGKFAAVTLLVFQLATCGGTFPGELGMSILTKIGQFLPMAHSLKELQEVISLGGWENLRTQIWILLAYLVSAAIIGWIASHIQHAKTTSDEVTS; this comes from the coding sequence TATAACAGCAATGTGGAAACATAAACACGGGAGAATCGCATTGATTTTCCTTTTAGTCGTTCCTTTAATTTACTCAGGTTTCTTCTTGGCAGGATATTGGAACCCTTATGGAAAGTTGGATCAGCTCCCGGTAGCGGTGGTCAATCTCGATAATGGTTCGGAAATGGACGATAAGCCAATCGAGGCTGGAGATGATTTCGTTAAACAATTGAAGAAGCAGAAAGAATTGGACTTTCACTTTGTTTCGGCAGAGGAGGCTAACACAGGCCTTGAAGAAGGTACCTATTATATGGTTGTCACGATTCCGGATGATTTTTCGAAAAATGTCACGACACTAATGGATGAAAAACCGGAAACGGCCAAACTTTTATATACGGTCAATCCAGGTAAGAACTTCGTTGCCTCACAAATCAGCACAACTGCTGTTGAAAAGATGACTGCAAAAATCAACGCAAGCATTACAAAGGTATATTCGGAAGGCATCCTTTCGAAATTCCAGGACGTTTCTAAAGGCTTGGCGGATGCCGGGGATGGAGCGGAAGAGCTTCATCTTGGAACGGCAGATGCGAAAAGCGGCAGTGAGAAATTGACTGATGGCATTCAGGATTTGAATGATGGTGCCCAGAAGCTGCAATCAGGCAGTACCAAGCTCTTGAATGGACAAGAAGCCTTGGCTGATGGTGCGGAAGGATTAACATCAGGTTCCCAGAACTTGTATTCCGGCATGAAGCAGCTAACGGATGGACATCACTCATTGGAAAATGGAATGAATGAAGTAAGTCAGGGTGTTGAGAACTGGTCAGCCGGAAATGCAAAATTGATGCAAGGGCAAGAACAGGCTGCCGATACAGCGAATACTCTTAAGAAACAATTGGATGCCTATATCAAAAGTCATCCCGATGCAATGAAGGATCAAGACTTCAAGCAAATCCTTGCCCTATCAGAAGGCTTATCAAAAGCAGCCATCACTTTAAATGCCGGACAAAAGCAATTGGGCGAAGGTGCAGCTAAAGTGGCAGATGGCCAAGGCACCATTCAATCGGGAATGAAAACCTTTGGTGATAAAATGGCACAAGCTACCTCGGGTGCTAAGCAATTGAACGAGGGGTCTGAAGAATTCGCGAATGGATTCTCTAAATGGACTAATGGTTTTTCCACTTTAAATACCGGAATCGATTCACTAGCTGACGGCAGCAGCCGACTAGCCAGCGGATCGACGGAACTTCAAGACGGACTGGCTTCATTGGAAACGGGTTCAAACAAGTTATCTTTCAAGCTAAATGAAGCTGCGGATAAAACGGCCAGTCTTCAGTACGACGATTCGACCACCTCGATGTTCTCTGAACCCGTGCAATTGGTCCAATCCAATCTGTCGGAAGTTCCTAACTACGGAACCGGGATTGCGCCTTATTTTCTGTCATTGGCCTTTTATGTAGGCGGCATCATGGCTTCCAATATCTTGCCGCTTGGCCGCAGGCAGAATCTTAAGGTTACCGGAACCGTCCATTTCACGAATAAACTGGGGCTGGTATATGTAATCGGCTTGATTCAGGCACTTCTAGTGGATGCAGTCGTCCTGCTTGGATTCCATTTACATGTGGCCAGTATCCCTGTATTCATTCTATCAAGCATCATCGTTTCATTTACCTTCATGACGTTCATTCTTATGTTGGTTACCGTATTCGGAGTGATCGGCAAATTCGCGGCCGTGACCCTTCTCGTATTCCAATTGGCTACCTGCGGCGGAACATTCCCAGGCGAACTGGGCATGTCGATATTGACGAAAATCGGTCAATTTTTGCCAATGGCCCACTCACTAAAGGAGCTTCAAGAGGTCATCTCATTAGGCGGCTGGGAAAACTTGCGAACGCAGATTTGGATCTTACTTGCCTATCTCGTTTCTGCAGCGATCATTGGCTGGATAGCGAGTCATATCCAGCATGCAAAGACGACTTCAGATGAAGTGACATCCTGA